The following are encoded in a window of Callithrix jacchus isolate 240 chromosome 9, calJac240_pri, whole genome shotgun sequence genomic DNA:
- the LOC128928723 gene encoding uncharacterized protein LOC128928723, with protein sequence MLVPGADPGPNPPGLRCRQRRPEADTVGFRDRRSEFPEACRSRPAPRPAFLSGPSGSPPGAPLPPHRRTFSTCIWGEARLGAKHKWAGRGLGFEDCRVTAGSGEELSWWRHQSPTRRGRDPAGQVATCGEAAWRGRLGCRGVGLGRAQEQRGCWVPSEGAASRLCGAQSRVLGAGPGKEIVRHSRNPRKIYLSGDCSSCDSSTDSVPHKYCSLRFPPKHFRKYSVLSSQMLLKNFINVNFLDVDF encoded by the exons ATGCTGGTACCTG GCGCGGATCCGGGGCCAAACCCTCCAGGGCTGCGCTGCAGACAGCGACGGCCAGAGGCGGATACAGTCGGGTTTAGGGACCGCAGGAGCGAATTCCCGGAGGCCTGCAGGAGCCGCCCCGCGCCGCgtccagcctttctctctgggcCTAGCGGGTCTCCCCCAGGCGcgcccctccctccccacaggcGCACTTTCTCCACCTGCATCTGGGGCGAGGCGCGGCTGGGAGCGAAGCACAAGTGGGCTGGGCGAGGTTTGGGGTTCGAGGATTGCAGAGTGACCGCGGGGTCTGGGGAAGAGTTGTCTTGGTGGCGCCACCAGAGCCCGACCCGCCGCGGCCGGGACCCTGCAGGGCAGGTAGCGACCTGCGGAGAAGCCGCCTGGCGCGGCCGACTCGGCTGCCGGGGCGTGGGCCTGGGCCGGGCGCAGGAGCAGCGGGGATGCTGGGTGCCCTCCGAGGGTGCGGCCTCCCGGCTGTGCGGGGCTCAGAGCCGGGTGCTGGGCGCGGGGCCTGGCAAAG AAATCGTTCGACACAGCCGGAATCCCAGGAAAATCTACCTTTCTGGAGACTGCAGCTCCTGTGATAGTTCAACAGACTCAGTTCCTCACAAATATTGCTCTCTACGGTTTCCCCCAAAACACTTCAGGAAATACAGTGTCCTGTCTTCACAAATGCTTCTG